Part of the Ailuropoda melanoleuca isolate Jingjing unplaced genomic scaffold, ASM200744v2 unplaced-scaffold64667, whole genome shotgun sequence genome, tgaaggctctagggaagaatcttttCTTGCGTCTACTTTCCTTGGTGTCCTGGGCTTATAGCTGTATCACTGTtacctctctgcctccatcttcgcaggactttctctgtgtctctgtgtgtcctttttcatctcttataaggacactctcattgcatttagggcccaccctaatccagtaggaTTTCTTCTCAATCCTTAATTAATCTGCAAAAACCGTACTTCCAAGTGAGGTCATATTCTGAAGTTCTGAATCGACTTGAATTTGGGGTAGGACACTATTGAACCCAGCACAGTCACTATGCCTAGAGAATACTTTACTTTTAAAGCTGCTGTCTGTTTACACNTGTCTGTTTACACTGGGGGTGTAGGCAGGACTGTGATGATTATCTCAGTTCAGCAAAGTGCATTTTACATGAGAATTTTAGGAGTCTATAGGCAAAATGGtaattacagattttatttcttaagagcCAACAACTACAAGAAAAGCAGCAATAGCTTCTTCATGTACAAGAAGAAATGAGTGAGATGcgaaaaagatgaatgaaatggagaatttaaagaatgaattaagGAACCAAGAATTAACATTGGAACGTATAGAAATGGAGAAGCTAGACTTGGCTCAGAAGCTCCATGAAAATTATGAGGAATTGAAATCCataaccaaagaaagaaatgatctaAAGGAATTACAGGAATCatttgaaatagagagagagaaacttaaaggATACGTAAGAGAAATCGAAGTTACAGTAagttatttcccttttctttcatctattaaatgtttctttagaACGGAGCTAATTGGAAAAGGGGGAGGCAATGTTGGGATGATGtgtttataatattctttaaattccACTTGCTAATAAAGGGTCTagaaacaaaagaactaaaaattgcTCGCGTGCATCTTAAAGAACAACAAGAAACTATTGACGAACTAAGAAAAAACATCTCTGAGAAGACAGCTCAAATAGTAAACATTCAGAAGGACTTAGATAAATCCAATACTGAATTACAAGAAAAGGttggtttcttcttccttctctcctttgccccgtcttcttttctgttttcttaaaggaAAGATGAGCAGTAAGCAGTGACTGTGttaatagttcattcattttttggaTACTATTTGTTGAGNTcattttttggatattatttgTTGAGTGTATAATGTGGCAGG contains:
- the LOC109488788 gene encoding centromere-associated protein E-like, with protein sequence MNEMENLKNELRNQELTLERIEMEKLDLAQKLHENYEELKSITKERNDLKELQESFEIEREKLKGYVREIEVTGLETKELKIARVHLKEQQETIDELRKNISEKTAQIVNIQKDLDKSNTELQEKVGFFFLLSFAPSSFLFS